A genomic window from Glycine soja cultivar W05 chromosome 10, ASM419377v2, whole genome shotgun sequence includes:
- the LOC114369334 gene encoding serine/threonine-protein kinase Nek2-like: MEQYEILEQIGRGSFASALLVRHRHENKRYVLKKIRLARQTDRTRRSAHQEMELISKVRNPFIVEYKDSWVEKGCFVCIVIGYCEGGDMAEAIKKANGVYFPEERLCKWLVQLLMALDYLHANHILHRDVKCSNIFLTKDQDIRLGDFGLAKMLTCDDLASSVVGTPSYMCPELLADIPYGSKSDIWSLGCCVYEMAAHKPAFKALDMQALINKINKSLVAPLPTVYSGSFRGLVKSMLRKNPELRPSAAELLNHPHLQPYILKIHLKLNNPRRSTYPFQWSDSNYVRRTQFLEPGSVSTLSDRDKRLSFSNDRALNPSISGTELGSVCSTQRALGFSTCSKEKHYELSVGLVREECNFNKSRDTKSSTVDRLPRLRSAKEYATPRRQTIPSKISYTGSKRELLPSTPAGGKFTPPTRRASLPLPTRTMCTTTPYRANVGLLRGVDSPDISVNAPRIDKMAEFPLASCEDSLFPVRGTSSTSAQCSSGSPKSADCLITKDKCTIQVVDKASVPSSGSDACPAAPVSHGNECSEHAVSSHSSAESSRHRFDTSSYQQRAEALEGLLEFSARLLQQQRFEELGVLLKPFGPEKVSPRETAIWLAKSFKETVA; this comes from the exons ATGGAGCAGTATGAAATTCTTGAACAGATTGGAAGAGGTTCCTTTGCTTCAGCTCTACTTGTCAGGCACAGGCACGAAAACAAAAG GTATGTCCTTAAGAAGATACGTCTTGCCCGCCAGACTGATAGAACTCGTAGATCTGCTCACCAGGAG ATGGAGCTTATCTCTAAAGTTCGCAATCCATTTATCGTAGAGTATAAAGATTCCTGGGTGGAAAAG GGTTGTTTTGTATGTATCGTCATTGGCTATTGTGAAGGAGGAGATAT GGCCGAGGCAATTAAAAAGGCCAATGGCGTTTATTTTCCTGAAGAG AGGCTCTGTAAGTGGCTGGTTCAACTGCTGATGGCACTTGATTACTTGCATGCAAATCATATTCTTCATCGTGATGTCAAG TGTTCAAATATATTCTTGACAAAAGATCAAGATATACGTCTAG GTGACTTTGGCCTTGCTAAAATGTTGACATGCGATGATCTTGCATCCTCA GTTGTGGGGACTCCAAGTTATATGTGCCCTGAGCTTCTTGCTGATATACCCTATGGCTCTAAGTCAGATATCTGGTCTTTGG GATGCTGTGTGTATGAAATGGCTGCTCACAAGCCAGCTTTTAAAGCTCTT GATATGCAAGCACtgattaacaaaataaacaagTCGTTAGTGGCTCCACTACCAACAGTGTATTCTGGTTCTTT TCGAGGGCTTGTTAAGAGTATGCTGCGGAAGAATCCTGAGCTTCGGCCAAGT GCTGCAGAGTTACTAAATCATCCGCATCTTCAACCTTACATTCTTaaaattcacttgaaattaaataaCCCCAGAAGAAGTACTTATCCATTCCAATGGTCTGACTCAAACTATGTAAGGAGGACTCAGTTTCTCGAGCCAGGATCTGTTTCTACTCTTTCTGACAGAGACAAACGATTGTCATTCAGCAATGACAGGGCCTTGAATCCTAGTATTTCTGGAACTGAGCTAGGTTCTGTGTGTTCTACTCAAAGAGCACTAGGATTCTCTACTTGTTCAAAAGAGAAGCACTATGAACTATCTGTTGGCCTTGTCCGTGAAGAATGCAATTTTAACAAATCAAGAGACACAAAGTCCTCAACTGTTGATAGATTGCCAAGATTGAGATCAGCTAAGGAATATGCCACTCCCCGACGGCAGACTATACCATCAAAGATATCCTATACTGGTTCCAAGCGTGAGTTA CTTCCATCCACTCCAGCAGGGGGTAAATTCACCCCACCAACTAGAAGAGCTTCCCTTCCACTGCCTACCAGAACCATGTGCACAACCACCCCTTATAGAGCTAATGTTGGTCTTCTTCGAGGTGTGGACTCTCCTGATATTTCTGTCAATGCACCGCGAATTGACAAGATGGCTGAATTCCCTTTGGCCTCTTGTGAGGATTCTCTCTTCCCTGTCCGTGGAACTTCATCAACTTCCGCTCAGTGCTCTTCTGGTTCACCAAAGAGTGCTGACTGCTTAATCACGAAGGACAAGTGTACAATCCAAGTTGTGGACAAGGCCAGTGTCCCTTCCAGTGGCAGTGATGCTTGTCCTGCTGCTCCAGTTTCACATGGCAATGAATGCTCTGAACATGCTGTTTCAAGCCACTCCTCTGCTGAGTCTAGCAGGCACAGGTTTGACACCTCGTCTTACCAGCAACGTGCAGAGGCATTGGAGGGTTTGCTCGAGTTCTCTGCACGGCTCCTGCAGCAACAGAGGTTTGAAGAACTTGGGGTGTTGTTGAAGCCATTTGGTCCCGAGAAGGTTTCCCCAAGAGAAACAGCTATCTGGTTGGCTAAGAGCTTCAAGGAAACTGTGGCCTAA
- the LOC114370906 gene encoding VAN3-binding protein-like — MEPNLTMKFRRNENLPTNGKHLPESPRVPMEFLSRSWSASSLEVSKALTPPSSISDIPSKPPNAPSSVSVTNSISEQASEEFSTMCGNQFSFASSATSQLVLDRIMSQSAREEVSPLTSGRLSHSSEPLNGGASLTGTDSPPISPSAEFDDVVKFFRANNSIHPLFNVGRAMSGATTGNATPSSGPKTVGRWLKDRREKKKEEHRAHNAQLHAAISVAAVAAAVAAVTAATAASSAANKDEKMAMAVASAATLVAAQCVEAAEAMGAERDHLASVVSSAVNVRSHDDITTLTAAAATALRGAATLKARALKEVWNITAVTPIERGIGIGICGKGNNSNSSTSDSGEIINGENFLGACSQEFLARGTALLKRTRKGDLHWKIVSVYIHRTGQVMLKMKSRHVAGTITKKKKNVVLDVCTNLPAWPGRHLFDDSEERRYFGLKTEARGIVEFECRNQREYDTWTHGVSRLLSIVARRQNINGV, encoded by the exons ATGGAACCCAACCTCACAATGAAGTTTCGCAGAAATGAAAACCTTCCAACCAATGGCAAACATTTGCCAGAGAGCCCTCGAGTACCAATGGAGTTTCTGTCTAGATCATGGAGTGCTTCTTCTCTTGAGGTCTCTAAAGCCCTTACACCTCCTTCTTCAATTTCAGACATACCTTCCAAGCCTCCTAATGCACCCTCTTCTGTCAGTGTCACTAACTCCATTTCCGAACAAGCTTCAGAGGAATTCTCAACCATGTGTGGCAACCAGttctcttttgcttcctctgcCACCTCACAGCTTGTCCTTGACCGCATTATGTCACAGTCCGCTAGAGAG GAAGTGTCTCCATTAACGTCAGGTAGACTGTCTCATAGCAGTGAACCTTTGAACGGTGGTGCTTCTTTAACCGGAACGGATAGTCCACCAATCTCTCCTTCTGCCGAGTTTGACGATGTTGTCAAG TTTTTTCGGGCAAACAATTCCATTCACCCCTTATTCAATGTTGGACGAGCCATGAGTGGTGCTACTACAGGCAATGCCACTCCTTCCTCCGGACCTAAAACAGTTGGAAGATGGTTGAAAGacagaagagaaaagaagaaagaagaacacAGAGCCCACAATGCTCAACTGCATGCTGCAATTTCTGTTGCTGCGGTGGCAGCTGCAGTTGCAGCCGTCACCGCGGCAACAGCAGCCTCATCTGCAGCTAACAAGGATGAGAAGATGGCCATGGCTGTGGCTTCTGCGGCCACGTTAGTTGCTGCTCAGTGTGTTGAGGCTGCTGAAGCAATGGGAGCTGAGAGAGATCACCTTGCTTCTGTGGTTAGCTCTGCTGTCAATGTCCGTTCTCATGATGATATCACAACACTTACAGCTGCAGCTGCCACAG CTTTACGAGGGGCTGCAACCTTGAAAGCAAGAGCATTGAAGGAGGTGTGGAATATTACTGCAGTGACCCCAATTGAGAGAGGCATAGGGATTGGAATATGTGGTAAAGGCAATAACAGTAATTCTAGCACCAGTGATAGTGGAGAGATTATCAATGGTGAAAATTTTTTGGGTGCCTGCAGCCAAGAGTTCCTAGCTAGGGGCACTGCATTACTCAAACGGACACGTAAAG GTGATCTTCACTGGAAAATAGTTTCAGTCTATATACATCGAACAGGCCAG GTGATGCTGAAAATGAAGAGCAGACATGTTGCAGGAACCattaccaaaaagaaaaaga ATGTTGTGTTAGATGTGTGCACAAATTTACCAGCGTGGCCAGGAAGGCATCTGTTTGATGACAGTGAAGAAAGAAGGTATTTTGGATTGAAGACAGAAGCAAGGGGGATTGTGGAGTTCGAATGTAGAAATCAAAGAGAATATGATACTTGGACTCACGGGGTTTCTAGACTTCTTTCCATTGTTGCACGCAGACAAAACATAAATGGGGTTTGA
- the LOC114372546 gene encoding protein LIFEGUARD 2-like yields MWNQPLGKTDLESGSRPLYPMMLESPELRWSFIRKVYSIIAIQLLVTIVVGAVVVTVRPISVFFATTGAGLALYIVLIFVPFITLCPLYYYSQKHPVNYLLLAVFTVSLGFVVGLSCAFTSEKVILEAVILTAVVVIALTLYTFWAARRGHDFNFLGPFLFGAVLVLMVFALIQVLFPLGKLSVMIYGCLAAIIFCGYIIYDTDNLIKRYSYDEYIWASISLYLDIINLFLSLLTIFRAADS; encoded by the exons ATGTGGAACCAACCATTGGGAAAAACCGATTTGGAAAGCGGTTCTCGCCCGCTGTATCCGATGATGCTTGAGAGCCCCGAACTGCGCTGGTCTTTCATCAGAAAAGTATACTCCATAATCGCCATACAGTTGCTCGTAACCATCGTCGTCGGCGCCGTCGTCGTCACCGTCCGCCCAATCAGCGTCTTCTTCGCCACCACCGGCGCCGGATTGGCTCTCTACATCGTCCTCATCTTTGTCCCCTTCATCA CGTTGTGTCCACTTTACTACTACTCCCAGAAGCATCCCGTCAATTACTTGCTCCTAGCAGTTTTCACCGTGTCTCTTGGTTTTGTCGTTGGATTGAGTTGCGCCTTTACTAGCG AGAAAGTTATTCTGGAAGCTGTCATATTGACTGCTGTGGTGGTGATTGCTCTAACACTCTACACATTTTGGGCTGCAAGGAGAGGCCATGATTTCAACTTCCTTGGACCCTTCTTGTTTGGTGCAGTGCTAGTTCTTATGGTCTTTGCTCTGATTCAG GTTCTGTTTCCACTGGGTAAATTGTCCGTGATGATCTATGGTTGCTTGGCAGCCATTATATTTTGCGGCTACATCATCTATGACACAGACAACCTGATCAAGAGATACTCGTACGATGAATACATTTGGGCTTCGATCTCCTTGTATCTGGACATCATTAACCTCTTCCTGTCTCTGCTCACTATTTTCAGAGCCGCTGATAGTTAG